From Anopheles funestus chromosome 3RL, idAnoFuneDA-416_04, whole genome shotgun sequence, a single genomic window includes:
- the LOC125767500 gene encoding phosphatase Herzog: protein MDATSIITQVSRDDEQQLNSSYPNEKVNNVDRLKPPNRGFLETLFCCWRNGRTKSNHSGTPIDGSITPPPIQGQPRYLLPQVRPSDMYKKCMVIDLDETLVHSSFKPIPNADFIVPVEIDGTVHQVYVLKRPHVDEFLKKMGELYECVLFTASLAKYADPVADLLDQWNVFRARLFRESCVFHMGNYVKDLNKLGRDLQKIVIVDNSPASYIFHPDNAVPVKSWFDDINDSELLDLIPLFEKLSKVDSVYSVLCNSSSQSQLPTSMSHHNQQELQQSQQQQQQQHQQQLQSNSSDANNT from the exons TCAACAATGTAGATAGGCTAAAACCGCCGAATCGTGGTTTCCTGGAGAcgctgttttgctgttggcGGAATGGGCGAACGAAAAGCAATCATAGCGGGACGCCGATCGATGGTTCCATCACGCCACCTCCGATCCAGGGCCAGCCGCGGTATCTGCTGCCACAGGTCCGACCTTCCGATATGTACAAGAAGTGCATGGTGATAGACTTAGATGAAACCCTAGTTCATAGCAGTTTTAAG CCAATTCCAAACGCGGATTTCATAGTGCCAGTGGAAATCGACGGAACCGTACATCAGGTGTATGTCCTGAAGCGACCGCACGTCGACGAGTTCCTGAAGAAGATGGGCGAACTGTACGAATGCGTCCTGTTTACGGCCTCGCTGGCCAAATACGCCGATCCGGTAGCCGATCTGCTTGATCA GTGGAACGTGTTCCGGGCGCGGTTATTTAGGGAATCTTGCGTCTTCCACATGGGCAACTATGTGAAAGATCTGAACAAACTAGGGAGAGATTTACAGAAGATTGTTATTGTTGACAACTCACCTGCTAGTTACATATTTCATCCGGATAATgct GTGCCAGTAAAGTCATGGTTCGACGATATCAATGATTCGGAGCTGCTCGATCTGATACCACTGTTCGAGAAGCTGAGCAAGGTTGACTCTGTATATAGCGTGCTGTGCAACTCCAGCTCACAGTCCCAGCTGCCGACGTCCATGTCGCACCACAATCAACAAGAGCTGCAACagtcccagcagcagcagcagcagcagcaccagcagcaactaCAGTCGAATTCGTCCGATGCGAATAATACGTAA